From a single candidate division WOR-3 bacterium genomic region:
- a CDS encoding DNA adenine methylase, translated as MSKLIKSVIPYVGGKYFMLKHLLPLIPPHNIYVEVFGGAANLLLNKPPSTIEVYNDINSELVTLFRVIRDKDKLEELKRLLYLTPFSRDEYNHLLNQDISSLSDVERAYRFYYICRTSFNGIPGRSFAYPTPGRNRTISYLNSIDKLDLIYERFKYITIENDSFEKIIPRYDYPDTLFYLDPPYIPDTRKDNRFYQHEMSYEQHEQLVSLLLNIKGMCILSCYMHDMYNILIENNWGVIEIESVAHVKGYKKYTPEHIKNKKLHDKRTEVILINHKCVKAIEYEIY; from the coding sequence ATGTCTAAACTCATTAAAAGCGTTATACCCTATGTAGGGGGTAAATATTTCATGCTCAAACATCTTCTCCCTCTAATACCTCCTCATAATATCTATGTAGAAGTATTCGGAGGAGCAGCTAATCTATTACTCAATAAACCCCCCTCAACTATAGAAGTATACAATGATATTAATAGCGAACTAGTCACTCTATTTAGAGTTATTAGAGATAAAGATAAATTAGAAGAACTTAAACGTTTACTTTATCTCACACCCTTCTCTAGAGATGAATATAATCATCTACTCAATCAAGATATATCGTCTCTATCTGATGTCGAAAGAGCTTACAGATTCTACTACATATGCAGAACATCGTTCAATGGGATACCCGGAAGAAGCTTTGCTTACCCAACACCCGGGAGAAATAGAACTATATCTTATCTGAACTCTATAGACAAACTAGATTTAATCTATGAACGATTTAAATACATCACAATAGAAAATGACTCCTTCGAGAAAATCATACCCCGTTACGATTACCCCGACACTCTCTTCTACTTAGACCCGCCCTATATCCCAGATACTCGTAAAGATAATCGCTTCTATCAACATGAAATGTCCTATGAACAACACGAACAATTAGTCTCTCTACTTCTCAACATAAAAGGGATGTGTATATTGTCTTGCTATATGCATGATATGTATAATATTCTCATAGAGAACAATTGGGGCGTTATTGAAATAGAATCTGTTGCTCACGTTAAGGGGTATAAGAAATATACCCCAGAACATATTAAAAACAAAAAACTACACGATAAAAGAACTGAGGTTATACTTATTAACCACAAATGTGTTAAGGCAATTGAATATGAAATTTATTAA